In the genome of Candidatus Microbacterium phytovorans, one region contains:
- a CDS encoding response regulator transcription factor, whose translation MIRALVVDDHAMVREGLAVVLAADGDIAVIGTAANGEEARDRAAAERPDVVVMDLSMPVMDGIRATRAVREASPDTRVLVLTSFAERESVQRALEAGATGYQLKDAEPDQLRAAVRAVHAGHAPLDPRVAAVLLPSGRGADVLSEREKDVLRLVAEGRANKQIATALGISERTVKAHLGNIFKEIGVSDRTSAALWARDRLDGPRP comes from the coding sequence GTGATCCGTGCGCTCGTCGTCGATGACCACGCCATGGTCCGCGAGGGCCTCGCCGTCGTCCTCGCCGCCGACGGCGACATCGCCGTCATCGGGACCGCCGCCAACGGCGAGGAAGCTCGGGATCGCGCCGCGGCCGAGCGTCCGGATGTCGTGGTGATGGACCTGTCGATGCCGGTGATGGACGGCATCCGGGCCACGCGCGCCGTGCGCGAGGCGTCCCCCGACACCCGCGTGCTCGTGCTCACGTCGTTCGCCGAACGCGAGAGCGTGCAACGGGCGCTGGAGGCGGGCGCGACGGGCTATCAGCTGAAGGATGCCGAGCCCGACCAGTTGCGGGCCGCCGTCCGCGCGGTGCACGCGGGGCATGCTCCCCTCGATCCCCGCGTCGCCGCCGTGCTGCTGCCCTCCGGGCGCGGCGCCGACGTCCTGAGCGAGCGCGAAAAGGACGTGCTGCGACTCGTCGCGGAGGGGCGCGCGAACAAGCAGATCGCGACGGCGCTCGGCATCTCCGAGCGGACCGTCAAGGCGCACCTCGGCAACATCTTCAAGGAGATCGGCGTCTCCGACCGCACGAGCGCCGCGCTGTGGGCACGCGATCGTCTCGACGGCCCGCGCCCCTGA
- the corA gene encoding magnesium/cobalt transporter CorA, with the protein MPIVDNAVYVEGRRIRNPESLEQTFEHMRDNKGVAWIGLLRPTEEEVHAVAAEFSLHPLAVEDALSGHQRAKLERYGDVLFAVLRPARYIESAETVEFGELHLFVGPDFVVTIRHAEVPDLAHVRARMEDQPDLLRAGPEAIMYAILDEVVDEYLPVTEGLQNDVDEIEDALFDAGSPQLSRRIYDLSRELIHFQRAADPLRDMLESLLRGADKYGVDIEVQRALRDVLDHTLRITEKLTALRSILDNALTLNATLVTQRQTETALVQNEQVKKISGWAAILFGPTLVGTIYGMNFTHMPELDWTWGYPLALLAMAATSVALWATFKAKKWL; encoded by the coding sequence ATGCCCATCGTCGACAACGCCGTGTACGTCGAAGGCCGCCGGATCCGCAATCCGGAGAGCCTCGAGCAGACCTTCGAGCACATGCGGGACAACAAGGGCGTGGCCTGGATCGGCCTGCTCCGCCCGACGGAGGAGGAGGTCCACGCGGTCGCCGCGGAGTTCTCGCTGCACCCGCTCGCGGTGGAGGATGCGCTCTCGGGCCACCAGCGCGCGAAGCTCGAGCGCTACGGCGACGTGCTCTTCGCGGTGCTCCGCCCGGCGCGATACATCGAGTCGGCCGAGACGGTGGAGTTCGGCGAGCTGCACCTGTTCGTCGGGCCCGACTTCGTCGTGACGATCCGCCACGCGGAGGTTCCCGACCTCGCCCACGTGCGCGCCCGCATGGAGGATCAGCCCGACCTGCTGCGTGCCGGACCCGAGGCGATCATGTACGCCATCCTCGACGAGGTCGTCGACGAGTACCTCCCCGTGACAGAGGGACTGCAGAACGACGTCGACGAGATCGAAGACGCGCTCTTCGACGCCGGCTCGCCGCAGCTGTCCCGGCGGATCTACGACCTCTCCCGCGAGCTCATCCACTTCCAACGGGCCGCCGATCCGCTCCGCGACATGCTCGAGTCGTTGCTGCGCGGAGCGGACAAGTACGGCGTCGACATCGAGGTGCAGCGGGCCCTGCGAGACGTTCTGGATCACACGCTGCGCATCACCGAGAAGCTGACGGCACTGCGCTCCATCCTCGACAACGCGCTCACGCTCAACGCGACCCTCGTGACGCAGCGACAGACCGAGACCGCGCTCGTGCAGAACGAGCAGGTCAAGAAGATCTCGGGCTGGGCGGCGATCCTGTTCGGCCCGACACTCGTCGGGACGATCTACGGCATGAACTTCACCCACATGCCCGAGCTCGACTGGACGTGGGGGTATCCGCTCGCCCTGCTCGCGATGGCCGCCACGTCGGTGGCGTTGTGGGCCACCTTCAAAGCGAAGAAGTGGCTGTAG
- a CDS encoding SDR family NAD(P)-dependent oxidoreductase has translation MPAELPDPPVPASGIDPAELEIALKVLREVASIDQRHPDFITLRQATSHLFKAAKKERRREIRDAIAEADRAVVAATATGAPDRIDDETRGIPITSATTAPIAGTLLKARGCYICKQPYTVVDAFYHQLCPACAAMSHAKRDARTDLTGRRALLTGGRAKIGMYIALRLLRDGAHTTITTRFPRDAVRRFRSLPDANDWIDRLKIVGIDLRDPAQVIGLADEVAAAGHLDILINNATQTVRRSPGAYQPLVDAELAPLPGGRLPELVTFGHTNDQHPQALERSVSAHPILAAAASRADELTEQAMAAGSSSLDRLAAGTAIDAGGLIPDVDAVNSWTQRVGDVDPLEMLEVQLANTTAPFLLVSRLRPSLAASPARRTYVVNVSAMEGVFGRGYKGPGHPHTNMAKAAVNMLTRTSAREMFETDGILMTSVDTGWITDERPHPTKVRLAEEGFHAPLDLVDGAARVYDPIVRGEAGEDLFGVFLKDYAPGAW, from the coding sequence GTGCCCGCTGAACTCCCCGACCCTCCTGTGCCCGCGTCGGGCATCGACCCCGCCGAGCTCGAGATCGCCCTCAAGGTGCTCCGCGAGGTCGCGTCGATCGACCAGCGGCATCCCGACTTCATCACGCTCCGCCAGGCCACGTCGCACCTGTTCAAGGCCGCGAAGAAGGAACGCCGGCGTGAGATCCGCGACGCGATCGCCGAAGCCGATCGGGCCGTCGTGGCGGCCACGGCCACGGGAGCGCCCGACCGCATCGACGACGAGACGCGCGGCATCCCGATCACCTCGGCGACCACCGCTCCCATCGCGGGCACCCTCCTCAAGGCGCGCGGCTGCTACATCTGCAAGCAGCCGTACACGGTGGTCGACGCGTTCTATCACCAGCTGTGCCCCGCGTGCGCGGCGATGAGCCACGCCAAGCGCGACGCGCGCACCGACCTCACCGGCCGGCGGGCGCTGCTGACGGGAGGACGCGCGAAGATCGGCATGTACATCGCGCTGCGCCTGCTGCGCGACGGTGCCCACACGACGATCACGACTCGCTTCCCCCGGGATGCCGTCCGCCGCTTCCGCAGCCTCCCCGACGCGAACGACTGGATCGACCGCCTCAAGATCGTCGGCATCGATCTCCGCGACCCGGCGCAGGTCATCGGCCTCGCCGACGAGGTGGCCGCGGCCGGTCACCTCGACATCCTCATCAACAACGCGACGCAGACCGTGCGACGCTCGCCCGGCGCGTATCAGCCGCTCGTCGACGCCGAACTGGCGCCCCTTCCGGGCGGCCGCCTGCCCGAGCTCGTCACCTTCGGGCACACGAACGACCAGCACCCGCAGGCCCTCGAGCGGTCGGTGAGTGCGCACCCGATCCTGGCGGCGGCCGCCTCCCGCGCCGACGAGCTGACCGAGCAGGCGATGGCGGCAGGCTCGAGCTCGCTCGACCGGCTGGCGGCGGGCACGGCCATCGACGCGGGCGGCCTCATCCCCGACGTCGACGCCGTGAACTCGTGGACGCAGCGGGTGGGAGACGTCGACCCGTTGGAGATGTTGGAGGTGCAGCTGGCGAACACGACGGCGCCGTTCCTCCTCGTCTCGCGCTTGCGTCCGTCGCTCGCGGCGAGCCCCGCGCGACGCACCTACGTCGTCAACGTGAGCGCGATGGAGGGCGTCTTCGGGCGCGGCTACAAGGGCCCCGGCCACCCCCACACGAACATGGCGAAGGCCGCCGTCAACATGCTCACGCGCACGAGCGCCCGCGAGATGTTCGAGACCGACGGCATCCTCATGACGAGCGTCGACACCGGCTGGATCACCGACGAACGACCCCACCCGACGAAGGTGCGGCTCGCGGAGGAGGGATTCCACGCTCCGCTCGACCTCGTCGACGGCGCCGCCCGCGTCTACGACCCGATCGTGCGCGGCGAGGCGGGGGAAGACCTCTTCGGGGTCTTCCTGAAGGACTACGCGCCCGGCGCATGGTGA
- a CDS encoding NUDIX domain-containing protein codes for MTSSADTTPTRRIHVSAAVIHDEAGRLLLVRKAGTTAFMQPGGKPESGETGAETLRRELEEELGIQVGLPALRSLGVFTAAAANEPGFLVVADVFTVDIGEQQPEPRAEIEELRWIGRADADALEIAPLAGENFLPA; via the coding sequence GTGACCTCCTCCGCCGACACGACGCCCACGCGACGCATCCACGTCTCCGCGGCCGTGATCCACGACGAGGCCGGCCGCCTCCTGCTCGTCCGCAAGGCGGGCACGACCGCGTTCATGCAGCCGGGCGGCAAGCCCGAGTCCGGCGAGACGGGCGCCGAGACGCTGCGGCGCGAGCTCGAGGAGGAGCTCGGCATCCAGGTCGGCCTTCCCGCCTTGCGCAGTCTCGGTGTCTTCACGGCGGCGGCCGCCAACGAACCGGGCTTCCTGGTCGTCGCCGACGTGTTCACGGTCGACATCGGCGAACAGCAGCCCGAGCCCCGCGCCGAGATCGAGGAGCTGCGGTGGATCGGCCGCGCCGACGCGGACGCGCTGGAGATCGCACCGCTGGCCGGCGAGAACTTCCTGCCTGCCTGA
- a CDS encoding FAD-dependent oxidoreductase produces MDDHTGAPSHARVAVIGGGNGGLSIAGRLRRRGVTDVVVIEPQAEHCYKPLLSHVAGGTARASETVRRQADVTPRGVRWVQDAVAHVDPERRRLELGSGAALGYDHLVVAAGIRQDWDAVPGLAAAMLSHAGASNYLLDLAAKASPLLRDVRGGTVVFIQPPGPASCAGAAQKPMYQACAYWKRIGVLAGIRVVLLVPDATIFGIPEIDAELERKVAEYGIEVHTGSHVEEIDAERRTVVFTTRTATASPRAHSVTYDVLMAEPPQSAPPFLAESGLSGPDAEGFVDVDPHTLRHRRYDTVWALGDAAATTNSKSGGALRKQTAVLAANLVAVLEGRMPVAEYDGYGVCPFTVSRTSAVFAEFDDHGRLAPSIPFWRRSYRESRLAWIIDRHVFPHIYWHLILQGRA; encoded by the coding sequence ATGGACGACCACACCGGGGCCCCTTCGCACGCGCGCGTCGCCGTCATCGGCGGAGGCAACGGCGGACTGTCGATCGCCGGGCGCCTGCGGCGGCGCGGCGTCACCGATGTCGTCGTGATCGAGCCGCAGGCGGAGCACTGCTACAAGCCGCTCCTCTCCCATGTCGCCGGCGGGACGGCGCGCGCGAGCGAGACGGTACGGCGTCAGGCCGACGTGACTCCGCGGGGCGTGCGGTGGGTGCAGGATGCCGTGGCGCACGTCGACCCGGAACGACGCCGTCTGGAACTGGGCAGCGGCGCCGCTCTCGGGTACGACCACCTCGTGGTGGCGGCCGGCATCCGGCAGGACTGGGATGCCGTCCCCGGCCTCGCCGCGGCGATGCTCTCGCACGCCGGTGCGTCGAACTACCTCCTCGACCTCGCCGCGAAGGCGTCGCCGCTGCTCCGCGATGTCCGAGGCGGCACCGTCGTGTTCATCCAGCCGCCGGGCCCGGCGTCCTGCGCGGGCGCCGCGCAGAAGCCGATGTACCAGGCGTGCGCCTACTGGAAGCGCATCGGGGTGCTGGCCGGCATCCGCGTGGTGCTGCTCGTGCCTGACGCGACGATCTTCGGCATCCCCGAGATCGACGCCGAACTGGAGCGGAAGGTCGCCGAGTACGGCATCGAGGTGCACACGGGGTCCCACGTCGAGGAGATCGATGCGGAACGACGGACCGTCGTCTTCACGACGCGGACGGCGACCGCCTCTCCCCGCGCGCACAGCGTCACCTACGACGTGCTCATGGCGGAGCCGCCCCAGTCTGCGCCGCCGTTCCTCGCCGAGAGCGGACTGTCGGGACCGGATGCCGAGGGCTTCGTCGACGTCGACCCGCACACGCTGCGGCATCGTCGGTACGACACCGTCTGGGCGCTCGGCGACGCGGCCGCCACGACGAACTCGAAGTCCGGGGGTGCCCTGCGGAAGCAGACGGCCGTGCTCGCGGCGAACCTCGTCGCGGTGCTCGAGGGGCGGATGCCGGTCGCCGAGTACGACGGCTACGGCGTGTGTCCGTTCACCGTTTCGCGCACGAGCGCCGTGTTCGCGGAGTTCGACGACCACGGCCGCCTCGCGCCGTCGATCCCCTTCTGGCGCCGGTCGTATCGAGAGTCGCGCCTCGCCTGGATCATCGACCGGCACGTCTTCCCGCACATCTACTGGCACCTGATCCTGCAAGGTCGGGCCTGA
- a CDS encoding CsbD family protein, with amino-acid sequence MGLGDKIKNTAEDLVGKGKEAVGKHTDNESLEAEGQADQTKANLKQAGENVKDAFK; translated from the coding sequence ATGGGACTCGGCGACAAGATCAAGAACACTGCAGAAGACCTCGTGGGCAAGGGGAAGGAAGCTGTCGGTAAGCACACTGACAACGAGAGCCTCGAAGCCGAAGGTCAGGCCGATCAGACCAAGGCCAACCTGAAGCAGGCTGGCGAGAACGTCAAGGACGCGTTCAAGTAA
- a CDS encoding HAMP domain-containing sensor histidine kinase, which translates to MHRDVAVRGGAIVRRSHDRLGSAIRALLVLTIVVNVIFFAGLMLPGDPSPEIIDIAIPILAQWAPVGVFWLVAVRTRFARPEVVLAAAGVTCNAAADTFYALAMDSSGELPSPSPADIGYLLYYPLILAALLVLVVRQSQGSLRSALFDGAVASLGAAAVLAVILGPVFTDAASGTSVLGNAIAGLYPLFDLILITAVVAISASPALRTGTRWPFLVAGFLLFTGADIAYALLTRAGAYAAGTPLDALWTMGVACLAIWVEGVMRLPADTRTPAPEARVMPVPALAVLAGLAVLLIATQTPVSPVALILAAATVVLAAVSVMSRHAATSRLLRSRERLVTELQALDKAKSDMIHTMSHEMRTPLTSILGYLDLVLDDDLSAETQARLHVVERHARRLQDLAANMLMLTRLDAGDDHAVSTPVKVERMLRRVEASARHLAQSRQVELRVSADGAHTVSGDEGELELALAHVVDNAVKFTPAHGSVDVDVRTTAGSDGTPHATVTVTDTGMGISPDDLPRVFDRFFRGSHAQEHAVQGSGLGLAIAREIARGHGGDVTISSELGHGTAVRVDLPLQPPPALGSSPRPVPDR; encoded by the coding sequence ATGCACCGCGACGTCGCGGTGAGGGGAGGTGCCATCGTGCGGCGGTCTCACGATCGACTGGGCAGCGCGATCCGCGCCCTCCTCGTGCTCACGATCGTCGTGAACGTGATCTTCTTCGCCGGGCTCATGCTCCCGGGCGACCCGTCACCGGAGATCATCGACATCGCGATCCCCATCCTGGCTCAGTGGGCACCGGTCGGCGTCTTCTGGCTCGTCGCCGTGCGCACCCGGTTCGCGCGTCCGGAGGTCGTGCTCGCGGCGGCGGGCGTGACGTGCAACGCGGCGGCAGACACGTTCTATGCGCTCGCGATGGACTCCTCGGGCGAGCTGCCCTCACCGTCGCCTGCCGACATCGGCTACCTCCTCTACTACCCCCTCATCCTCGCCGCCCTCCTCGTCCTCGTCGTCCGCCAGTCGCAGGGATCGCTGAGGTCGGCCCTCTTCGACGGCGCCGTGGCATCCCTGGGCGCCGCCGCGGTACTCGCCGTCATCCTCGGACCCGTGTTCACGGATGCCGCGAGCGGCACGAGCGTGCTCGGCAACGCGATCGCCGGCCTCTATCCGCTCTTCGACCTCATCCTCATCACCGCCGTCGTCGCGATCTCCGCCTCCCCCGCGCTGAGGACCGGGACGCGATGGCCGTTCCTCGTCGCCGGGTTCCTCCTCTTCACGGGGGCCGACATCGCCTATGCGCTCCTCACGCGTGCCGGCGCCTACGCGGCGGGTACGCCTCTCGACGCGCTGTGGACGATGGGGGTCGCGTGCCTGGCGATCTGGGTCGAGGGGGTCATGCGGCTCCCCGCCGACACGCGGACGCCGGCGCCCGAGGCGCGGGTGATGCCGGTGCCGGCGCTCGCCGTGCTGGCGGGCCTGGCCGTGCTCCTCATCGCCACCCAGACGCCCGTCTCCCCCGTCGCCCTGATTCTCGCCGCCGCCACCGTGGTGCTCGCGGCCGTTTCGGTCATGTCGCGCCACGCGGCCACCTCCCGCCTGCTCCGCAGCCGGGAGCGGCTGGTCACCGAGCTGCAGGCGCTGGACAAGGCCAAGAGCGACATGATCCACACGATGAGCCACGAGATGCGTACACCGTTGACGTCGATCCTCGGCTACCTCGACCTCGTGCTGGACGACGACCTCTCCGCCGAGACGCAGGCCCGCCTCCATGTCGTCGAGCGCCACGCTCGCCGGTTGCAGGATCTCGCTGCCAACATGCTCATGCTTACCCGCCTCGACGCGGGCGACGATCATGCCGTCTCCACCCCGGTGAAGGTCGAGCGGATGCTGCGCCGTGTCGAGGCGTCGGCGCGCCACCTCGCGCAGTCGCGGCAGGTGGAACTTCGGGTCAGCGCCGACGGCGCGCACACGGTGTCGGGCGATGAGGGCGAGCTCGAACTCGCGCTGGCACACGTCGTGGACAACGCCGTGAAGTTCACCCCCGCGCACGGCAGCGTCGACGTCGACGTGCGCACGACCGCCGGTTCGGACGGCACACCGCACGCGACGGTCACCGTCACCGACACCGGGATGGGGATCTCTCCGGACGATCTCCCGCGCGTGTTCGACCGCTTCTTCCGCGGCTCCCACGCGCAGGAGCACGCGGTGCAGGGCAGCGGCCTCGGGCTCGCCATCGCGCGCGAGATCGCCCGCGGCCACGGCGGGGACGTCACGATCTCGTCGGAGCTCGGGCACGGCACGGCGGTGCGTGTCGACCTCCCGTTACAGCCGCCGCCGGCCCTCGGCTCGTCTCCGCGGCCGGTGCCGGATCGCTAG
- a CDS encoding alpha/beta hydrolase: MTSRPVTTRPPFDPELVPQLEAMAAFGPKVGPDTLAAIRQVFIDGVPEFPQPDYTAGGTVVVEEPHAPGLNGAPDVPLLVLRPAGASAPVPGILYIHGGGMVVGTARQGPDMHLLPRVSAGEAVAVSVDYRLAPEHPDPAPVEDCYAALLWLAAHAEELGVDPERLMVFGMSAGGGLAAGTALMARDRGAPALSHQILLCPMLDDRMTTHSSQMLLDEGGWDRESNEFGWTALLGDRRGGDEVSAYAAPARAQDLGGLPRTYIDCGSVETFRDEILDYAQRLSAAGVSVDLHMWGGGFHGFDGMYSDAAISRASRAVRDEFLTRALAAPAP, encoded by the coding sequence ATGACCTCTCGCCCCGTCACCACCCGTCCCCCCTTCGACCCCGAGCTGGTGCCGCAACTCGAGGCGATGGCGGCCTTCGGACCCAAGGTCGGGCCGGACACTCTCGCCGCGATCCGTCAGGTGTTCATCGACGGCGTGCCGGAGTTCCCGCAGCCCGACTACACCGCCGGCGGCACCGTCGTGGTCGAGGAGCCCCACGCGCCCGGGCTGAACGGTGCGCCCGACGTACCGCTTCTCGTGCTGCGTCCCGCGGGAGCGTCGGCGCCGGTGCCGGGGATCCTCTACATCCACGGCGGCGGCATGGTGGTGGGCACCGCCCGGCAGGGTCCCGACATGCATCTGCTTCCCCGCGTCTCGGCGGGCGAGGCCGTCGCGGTCTCCGTCGACTACCGGCTCGCGCCCGAGCATCCCGACCCCGCGCCCGTGGAGGACTGCTACGCGGCACTCCTCTGGCTCGCCGCGCACGCCGAGGAGCTCGGCGTGGACCCGGAGCGGCTCATGGTCTTCGGGATGAGCGCCGGTGGCGGCCTCGCCGCCGGTACCGCGCTCATGGCCCGCGACCGAGGCGCCCCGGCGCTGTCGCACCAGATCCTGCTGTGCCCCATGCTCGACGACCGGATGACCACCCACAGTTCGCAGATGCTGCTGGACGAGGGCGGGTGGGACCGCGAGTCGAACGAGTTCGGATGGACCGCGCTCCTCGGCGATCGCCGCGGCGGTGACGAGGTCTCGGCCTACGCCGCACCGGCGCGCGCCCAGGACCTCGGGGGCCTCCCGCGCACCTACATCGACTGCGGCTCGGTCGAGACCTTCCGGGACGAGATCCTCGACTACGCGCAGCGACTGTCGGCGGCGGGGGTGAGCGTCGACCTCCACATGTGGGGCGGCGGCTTCCACGGCTTCGACGGCATGTACTCCGATGCGGCCATCAGCCGGGCCTCGCGCGCCGTGCGCGACGAGTTCCTGACCCGCGCGCTGGCTGCGCCCGCCCCCTAG
- a CDS encoding alpha/beta hydrolase fold domain-containing protein, with product MTGGETSSAGGLHPYFADRLPSIAGLSMDMLWNDPRARERFEAYLSDEEAWTPPPGVRIEDHAASADCPVAVRVYIPEEPAGTPLVWLHGGGFAFGDLDMLEAHAVAAELSARARSVVVSVDYRLASESVRYPLPVDDVVAAWRWAQDALGLEAPALGGASAGAALAVSAALRCARGGESGAAEGAPVPALLLAYPFLHFPNPAPDAALATHLAPLPPVLRLTSDTVTQLVLGYVGRISDVPAEAMPGAARLDGLPPTCLAIAGVDDLRPSAELFAAQLDEVGVPVTVHLGEGMPHGFLNRVPAVPGVSAALDALADALAPRPVLTDSDPTEEAP from the coding sequence ATGACGGGCGGGGAGACGTCGAGTGCGGGTGGCCTCCACCCGTACTTCGCCGACCGTCTGCCGTCGATCGCCGGCCTGTCGATGGACATGCTCTGGAACGACCCGCGGGCCCGCGAGCGTTTCGAGGCCTATCTCTCCGACGAGGAAGCGTGGACGCCTCCGCCAGGAGTGAGGATCGAGGACCACGCGGCATCCGCGGACTGTCCGGTCGCCGTGCGGGTCTACATTCCGGAGGAGCCGGCAGGCACCCCGCTCGTGTGGCTGCACGGCGGCGGCTTCGCCTTCGGTGATCTCGACATGCTCGAAGCGCATGCCGTCGCGGCGGAACTGTCCGCGCGGGCGCGGAGCGTGGTCGTATCGGTCGACTACCGACTGGCATCCGAGTCGGTGAGATATCCGCTCCCGGTCGACGACGTGGTCGCGGCCTGGCGGTGGGCGCAGGACGCGCTCGGTCTGGAGGCGCCCGCGCTCGGCGGGGCCAGCGCCGGCGCCGCCCTCGCCGTCTCGGCCGCGCTCCGCTGCGCCCGGGGAGGAGAGTCCGGCGCCGCGGAGGGAGCACCCGTGCCCGCTCTCCTCCTCGCCTACCCGTTCCTCCACTTCCCGAACCCCGCGCCCGACGCGGCGCTCGCGACCCACCTCGCCCCGTTGCCGCCCGTGCTGCGGCTGACCTCCGACACGGTGACGCAGCTCGTCCTGGGGTACGTGGGTCGCATCTCCGACGTGCCGGCCGAGGCGATGCCGGGCGCGGCCCGGCTGGACGGTCTTCCTCCCACCTGTCTCGCCATCGCCGGGGTGGACGATCTCCGTCCCTCCGCCGAGCTCTTCGCGGCGCAACTCGACGAGGTCGGCGTTCCCGTCACGGTCCATCTCGGAGAGGGGATGCCGCACGGGTTCCTCAACCGCGTCCCCGCCGTTCCCGGCGTCTCGGCTGCTCTCGATGCGCTCGCCGACGCCCTGGCGCCCCGTCCCGTCCTGACCGATTCCGACCCGACCGAGGAAGCCCCATGA
- a CDS encoding PHB depolymerase family esterase: MPQISLRAGTPDDDNRDYLPEHLKDSDIVVNENGNNSQPYPRRLEEHTGVVIDGEEDTWYLYVPESYRADTPTPLVVSMHGGYMTGWGQAVYTSWTMVAEREGFLVLFPNAHLRRFWLIDVPEEQIEQATAVREDGIYLNRPPADPDENHDMRLVLALIDRLVASHNVDRGRVYMQGMSMGNAMTGQFTRYFGDHLAGAAGSGGPTAPKLLFDESGAVINRAGAVPVWQTRLELDDVPPHYGMPVGDVVALNRDYWRTVNGASGTPRISIRGLDNLAFYEGGDAPVVFRDVKNRDHGQTLDDAEFVWSHLFSGTRRRSDGTVELTEPRRPRHGDDVSIAIADGATSAWLHQEVVDLGAAAFVWHKLKYHGLQGDAISRGAYLYAPLDFVARALDARSSESDGRGRLEWSDGTVVEVARGSVVALVDGDVVGMLAEAVERGGQLFLPLEWVARDVRGLHTSTCDGVLYVTDHHADLSRNMARLLADLLA, from the coding sequence ATGCCTCAGATCTCGCTGCGCGCGGGCACGCCCGACGACGACAACCGCGACTACCTTCCGGAGCACCTCAAAGACTCCGACATCGTCGTCAACGAGAACGGCAACAACTCCCAGCCGTACCCGCGGCGGCTGGAGGAGCACACCGGCGTCGTCATCGACGGCGAGGAGGACACGTGGTACCTCTACGTGCCCGAGAGCTACCGCGCCGACACCCCGACGCCGCTGGTCGTCTCGATGCACGGCGGCTATATGACCGGGTGGGGTCAGGCGGTCTACACGTCGTGGACGATGGTCGCCGAGCGCGAGGGCTTCCTCGTCCTCTTCCCCAATGCGCACCTGCGCCGGTTCTGGCTGATCGACGTCCCCGAGGAGCAGATCGAGCAGGCGACCGCCGTCCGCGAGGACGGAATCTACCTCAACCGACCGCCCGCCGACCCGGACGAGAACCACGACATGCGGCTGGTGCTCGCGCTGATCGATCGCCTCGTCGCGAGCCACAACGTCGATCGCGGTCGTGTCTACATGCAAGGCATGTCGATGGGGAACGCGATGACGGGACAGTTCACACGGTACTTCGGCGACCATCTGGCCGGCGCCGCGGGCTCCGGCGGTCCGACCGCCCCGAAGCTCCTGTTCGACGAGAGCGGAGCCGTGATCAACAGGGCCGGTGCCGTGCCCGTCTGGCAGACGCGCCTCGAACTCGACGACGTCCCCCCGCACTACGGGATGCCGGTCGGCGACGTAGTCGCGCTGAACCGCGACTATTGGCGCACGGTCAACGGAGCCTCGGGCACGCCTCGGATCTCGATCCGCGGCCTCGACAACCTCGCCTTCTACGAGGGTGGAGACGCACCCGTCGTCTTCCGCGACGTGAAGAACCGCGACCACGGCCAGACCCTGGACGACGCCGAGTTCGTCTGGAGCCATCTCTTCTCCGGCACCCGCCGCCGCAGCGACGGGACGGTCGAGCTCACCGAACCTCGCCGGCCGCGCCACGGCGACGACGTATCGATCGCCATCGCCGACGGGGCGACCTCCGCATGGCTGCACCAAGAGGTCGTCGACCTGGGCGCCGCGGCCTTCGTCTGGCACAAGCTGAAGTACCACGGTCTGCAGGGCGACGCGATCTCGCGCGGCGCGTACCTCTATGCGCCGCTCGACTTCGTCGCGCGCGCGCTCGACGCCCGCTCGTCGGAGAGCGACGGCCGCGGGCGGCTCGAGTGGAGCGACGGCACCGTGGTGGAGGTGGCGCGCGGCAGCGTCGTCGCCCTCGTGGACGGCGACGTCGTCGGGATGCTCGCCGAGGCCGTCGAGCGCGGCGGGCAGCTCTTCCTTCCGCTGGAGTGGGTCGCCCGCGACGTGCGAGGACTCCACACCTCCACGTGCGACGGCGTGCTCTACGTCACCGACCACCATGCGGACCTCTCCCGCAACATGGCTCGTCTCCTCGCCGACCTGCTGGCATGA